One segment of Pseudoalteromonas rubra DNA contains the following:
- a CDS encoding TIGR01621 family pseudouridine synthase produces the protein MAPFEVIASHPDFVVALKPAGVSFHSEQESGFVALLAEQLGESLYPVHRLDKVTSGLLVLARSSQAAARLTELFTSRAVDKFYLALIDSKPKKKQGWVKGDMARSRRGTYKLLTSNDNPAITRFYSASIAPGLRACLLKPYSGKTHQLRVALKSLSAPILGDVSYGGSEADRVYLHAYCLSFEWGNERMTFYALPQGGARFAELADTEVMQSWAQPGKLEW, from the coding sequence ATGGCACCCTTTGAGGTCATTGCCAGCCACCCGGACTTTGTGGTGGCGCTTAAGCCCGCCGGGGTGAGCTTTCACAGTGAGCAGGAAAGCGGTTTTGTTGCTTTATTAGCTGAGCAGCTCGGAGAGTCGCTTTACCCGGTGCACCGACTCGATAAGGTGACTTCCGGTCTACTGGTACTGGCTCGCTCCAGTCAGGCAGCAGCCAGGCTGACTGAGCTGTTTACCAGTCGGGCCGTGGATAAGTTCTACCTGGCTCTGATTGACAGTAAACCTAAAAAGAAGCAAGGCTGGGTCAAAGGCGATATGGCCAGGTCGCGACGTGGGACTTATAAGTTATTAACGAGTAATGACAATCCGGCCATCACGCGCTTTTACAGTGCCAGCATAGCCCCGGGTCTGAGAGCCTGTTTACTCAAGCCTTACAGTGGCAAAACCCATCAGTTGCGGGTGGCGTTAAAAAGCTTGTCTGCACCTATTCTGGGCGATGTCAGCTATGGGGGGAGTGAGGCTGACAGGGTCTATCTGCATGCCTACTGTTTAAGTTTTGAGTGGGGTAACGAAAGAATGACGTTTTATGCTTTGCCGCAAGGCGGGGCACGGTTTGCTGAACTGGCAGACACAGAAGTAATGCAAAGCTGGGCGCAGCCCGGAAAGTTAGAGTGGTAA
- a CDS encoding SufE family protein — protein MDLSHIEQTLAQHSAWQGKYREIMLLGKALPAMPDALKTEAALVKGCESKVWLHLDLDEQQQRLVLIADSDTRIVKGLLAIILACYNNQLPEEAKKVDGYELFNTLGLIKHLSPSRGNGVRAIVERIHQQLQVL, from the coding sequence ATGGACTTATCACACATAGAGCAGACCCTTGCTCAGCACAGCGCCTGGCAGGGCAAATATCGCGAAATCATGCTATTGGGCAAAGCACTTCCAGCGATGCCTGATGCGCTTAAAACGGAAGCTGCTCTGGTGAAAGGTTGTGAAAGTAAAGTTTGGTTGCACCTGGATCTGGATGAGCAACAACAGAGGCTGGTCCTCATCGCTGATTCCGACACACGTATAGTGAAAGGCTTACTTGCGATTATTCTTGCTTGCTATAACAACCAGTTACCAGAAGAAGCAAAGAAAGTTGATGGCTATGAATTATTTAACACTCTTGGCCTTATCAAGCACCTGAGCCCTTCTCGTGGTAATGGCGTTCGCGCGATTGTGGAACGTATTCATCAACAACTTCAGGTGCTGTAA
- the lpxK gene encoding tetraacyldisaccharide 4'-kinase, translating into MNRLERSWYKPLGLLNIILLPLSGLFWLLSSLRRALFKLGLKSVYKAPVPVIIVGNIGIGGNGKTPFVLWLVPYLESLGLKVAVISRGYGAQPPSLPYRVTDSSSATEAGDEPLLIYKRLGCPVMIGGDRQASIELLMREDKPDIIVSDDGLQHYQLARDIEICIVDAQRRFGNTLLLPAGPLRETPSRLKHTDLVVYNGESDGIGYELVRSGYFSVRDNQTIEKIAERGIAVSAIGNPQRFEQSLRSDGVELLDTLHFADHHAYSDSDFATCEDLAVYMTEKDAVKCQSFGKENWYYLKVDAKPSAELIQQLNSLLKQKGIVNHGL; encoded by the coding sequence ATGAATCGCCTGGAGCGCAGCTGGTATAAGCCCTTGGGGCTATTAAATATCATACTGCTACCTTTGTCAGGCTTATTTTGGCTACTGAGTTCACTGCGCAGGGCGTTGTTTAAGCTCGGCCTTAAAAGTGTCTATAAAGCACCTGTACCGGTGATCATCGTTGGTAATATCGGCATTGGTGGTAATGGTAAAACGCCATTCGTGTTGTGGCTGGTACCGTACCTTGAGTCTTTAGGTTTGAAAGTCGCGGTGATCAGCCGTGGCTATGGTGCGCAACCACCCAGTCTGCCATATCGGGTGACAGATAGCAGCAGCGCCACAGAAGCAGGCGACGAACCTTTATTGATATACAAGCGACTAGGCTGTCCGGTGATGATAGGTGGCGATCGCCAGGCGAGTATTGAACTGCTGATGCGCGAAGATAAACCGGATATTATCGTCAGTGACGATGGCCTGCAGCACTATCAGCTGGCCCGGGATATTGAGATTTGCATCGTTGATGCGCAGCGCCGCTTTGGCAACACTCTATTGCTACCGGCTGGTCCGCTGCGTGAAACGCCAAGCCGACTGAAGCACACCGACTTGGTCGTCTATAATGGAGAGTCAGACGGGATTGGCTATGAGCTGGTACGCAGTGGCTATTTCAGTGTTCGCGATAATCAGACAATTGAAAAAATAGCCGAACGGGGCATTGCTGTGAGTGCCATTGGTAATCCGCAACGCTTTGAGCAGTCCTTGCGCTCAGATGGGGTTGAGCTGCTCGATACACTGCATTTTGCCGATCACCACGCTTACAGTGATTCTGACTTTGCGACCTGCGAGGACCTGGCTGTATATATGACCGAAAAAGACGCAGTAAAATGCCAGTCATTCGGAAAAGAAAATTGGTATTATTTAAAGGTAGATGCAAAGCCAAGTGCTGAGCTTATACAACAACTTAATTCGTTATTAAAACAAAAAGGGATAGTCAACCATGGCCTTTGA
- the msbA gene encoding lipid A export permease/ATP-binding protein MsbA, with the protein MQQSAKQIYKRLLSYTFDFKVPALFAIIGMLGYAAMDALFVQLMQPFIDDGLTERNAEVLKMAPIVVVLLVIGRGIFNYMASYCLSYVGSQVVRKLRQSLFEHMLFLPVSFHDQHSNGEMISKITFDTEQVQQAVTRALQVMIREGAFVLFLLVVMFNASWQLSLIFLVVIPIVGVIVNLVSKRFRKISKNIQDAMGEVTRSSEQMLAGHKVIHGFGGQDKEITHFADVNNRNRQQRVKMDATRALSVSVIQIIAASAMALILAIIAMPEMIDTISSGTFVSLTTSMMMMLRPLKQLANVNSDLQRGIAAATSIFEILDKEQEKNTGELEADSVKGELAVSGVTFHYPGKDEAVIKSLSLQIPAGQSIALVGRSGSGKSTLSNLLPRFYDWDEGEITLDGVKLQDYTLSSLRKQFALVSQQVVLFNDTIANNIMYGLERSYTQEELEQVAKQAHVWEFVKDLPEGLNTMVGENGVMLSGGQRQRIAIARAIVKNAPILILDEATSALDTESERLIQQALDNLMKDKTSIVIAHRLSTIEHSDCIYVLDQGRIVEQGKHQALLEQKGIYAALCQMQYGEQA; encoded by the coding sequence ATGCAACAATCCGCCAAGCAGATCTACAAGCGGCTTCTGAGTTACACCTTCGATTTTAAAGTGCCCGCCTTGTTTGCCATTATTGGCATGCTCGGTTACGCCGCAATGGACGCACTCTTTGTTCAGTTGATGCAGCCTTTTATCGATGATGGTCTGACAGAGCGCAACGCCGAAGTGTTAAAAATGGCACCCATTGTGGTGGTGCTACTGGTTATTGGACGGGGTATTTTCAATTACATGGCATCATACTGTCTGAGCTATGTGGGCTCTCAGGTGGTCAGAAAGCTACGTCAGTCCTTGTTTGAGCATATGTTATTTTTACCTGTCAGTTTTCATGATCAACACTCTAATGGCGAAATGATCTCGAAAATTACGTTTGATACTGAACAGGTTCAACAAGCCGTAACCCGAGCTTTGCAGGTTATGATCCGTGAAGGAGCCTTTGTGCTGTTTCTGCTGGTGGTGATGTTCAATGCCAGCTGGCAGTTGTCTTTGATATTCTTAGTCGTCATTCCCATTGTCGGCGTGATTGTTAATCTGGTCTCCAAGCGTTTTCGCAAGATCTCAAAAAACATTCAGGATGCCATGGGAGAGGTGACTCGAAGCTCTGAGCAAATGCTGGCGGGGCATAAAGTGATCCATGGTTTCGGTGGCCAGGATAAAGAGATTACTCACTTTGCCGATGTCAACAATCGCAACCGTCAGCAAAGGGTGAAGATGGATGCAACCAGGGCGCTGAGCGTTTCCGTGATCCAAATTATTGCAGCCAGCGCGATGGCGTTGATCCTCGCTATTATCGCGATGCCAGAAATGATCGACACGATTTCGTCGGGTACCTTTGTGTCTTTGACCACGTCGATGATGATGATGCTCAGACCGCTCAAGCAGCTGGCTAATGTGAATAGCGATCTGCAGCGGGGGATTGCTGCTGCCACCAGTATTTTTGAAATTCTGGACAAAGAGCAGGAAAAGAATACAGGCGAGCTCGAAGCGGATAGCGTGAAAGGCGAGCTGGCAGTTTCTGGCGTGACATTCCATTATCCGGGCAAAGACGAGGCCGTTATAAAATCCTTATCTTTGCAAATTCCGGCAGGTCAGAGTATCGCGCTGGTGGGGCGCAGTGGCTCGGGCAAATCAACGTTGTCCAACCTGTTACCACGTTTTTATGACTGGGATGAGGGAGAGATCACCCTAGATGGTGTGAAACTTCAAGACTACACTTTGTCATCGCTGCGCAAACAGTTTGCGCTGGTGTCACAACAGGTGGTGCTGTTCAACGATACCATTGCTAATAACATCATGTATGGTCTGGAGCGCTCCTATACTCAGGAGGAGCTGGAGCAGGTGGCGAAACAGGCGCATGTCTGGGAATTTGTTAAAGACTTACCAGAGGGTTTGAATACTATGGTGGGTGAAAACGGTGTGATGCTCTCCGGCGGTCAGCGTCAGCGCATTGCCATCGCCCGTGCGATTGTTAAAAATGCTCCAATCTTGATTCTGGATGAAGCGACTTCGGCACTGGATACAGAGTCGGAACGCTTAATCCAGCAAGCGCTCGATAACCTGATGAAAGATAAAACCTCTATTGTGATAGCACACCGCCTGTCTACCATTGAGCATTCTGATTGCATCTACGTGCTCGATCAGGGACGTATTGTCGAGCAGGGTAAGCACCAGGCTCTGCTGGAGCAAAAGGGCATTTATGCAGCGCTCTGCCAGATGCAGTATGGTGAGCAGGCATGA
- the sdhC gene encoding succinate dehydrogenase, cytochrome b556 subunit, with the protein MKKQRPVNLDLTTISMPPTAKASILHRVTGVALFFALTFVIWAWSESLSSPEGFEFVKELMTGFIAKFIAWGTLTVLSYHIIGGVRHMIQDMGHWEELESGNTSAKIALALWVIVAILAGVWIWS; encoded by the coding sequence GTGAAAAAGCAAAGACCTGTAAATCTAGATCTTACGACTATTTCTATGCCACCTACGGCAAAAGCGTCGATTTTGCACCGTGTCACCGGTGTTGCGTTATTCTTCGCATTGACCTTTGTCATTTGGGCGTGGTCTGAGTCTCTTTCTTCTCCTGAAGGGTTTGAATTTGTTAAAGAGCTAATGACTGGCTTTATTGCAAAATTCATCGCGTGGGGCACCCTCACCGTATTGTCTTACCACATCATTGGCGGTGTACGTCACATGATCCAAGACATGGGTCACTGGGAAGAATTAGAATCGGGCAACACCAGTGCTAAAATCGCATTGGCGCTGTGGGTAATCGTAGCCATCCTGGCAGGAGTGTGGATATGGTCTTAA
- a CDS encoding aminotransferase class V-fold PLP-dependent enzyme codes for MNENPCTQLRHDFPIFEVSVDDQPLCYLDSAATTQKPHQVIQAVKEFYQFQNANVHRGLHTLSEQATTAYEAVRGKLAQFLNVQSREIVWTSGATASLNLIAYGLSEGLKKDDVILLSPLEHHANIVPWQLAAQRTGARIELLPVDAQGILQLEQAKALIASLKPKVLSVCHASNALGNINDVAALIGCCKKLDTITVIDGAQSLLHLRPDLQQLDCDFYVFSAHKALGPTGLGGLYGRYELLNALPVYQSGGEMIDTVSFTGTTFRPAPEKFEPGTPNIAGVIGFGAALDYLVTLEHDSLFQHEQALYRALVEQLSDIDGIRIWGDTTHNVGTISFSYKNEHHYDLATLLNTYGIAVRSGHHCTQPLMAHLGIEGTIRVSLAFYNNHQDICRFIAALKDTISLLEE; via the coding sequence TTGAACGAAAACCCTTGCACACAACTTCGGCATGATTTCCCCATTTTTGAGGTGTCGGTAGATGACCAGCCATTGTGTTATTTAGACTCTGCTGCAACTACCCAAAAGCCGCATCAAGTGATCCAGGCTGTAAAGGAATTTTACCAGTTTCAAAACGCCAATGTACACCGGGGTTTACACACGCTCAGTGAGCAGGCAACGACCGCCTACGAAGCTGTGAGGGGCAAACTTGCACAGTTTCTGAACGTACAAAGCAGAGAAATCGTCTGGACCAGTGGCGCGACAGCCTCGCTCAATTTAATCGCCTATGGCCTCAGCGAAGGTCTGAAAAAAGACGATGTGATCCTACTTTCACCTTTGGAGCATCATGCGAATATCGTACCCTGGCAACTCGCAGCACAGCGCACAGGTGCACGTATTGAGTTGTTGCCAGTGGATGCGCAAGGTATTCTCCAGCTAGAACAAGCAAAAGCGCTAATTGCAAGCCTAAAACCAAAAGTACTGAGCGTCTGTCACGCCTCCAATGCACTGGGTAATATCAATGATGTGGCAGCATTGATAGGCTGCTGCAAGAAATTAGATACTATTACGGTGATAGATGGCGCGCAGTCTTTGTTACACCTGCGCCCGGATTTGCAGCAACTTGATTGTGATTTTTATGTCTTTTCAGCCCACAAAGCGTTAGGGCCAACAGGCCTCGGTGGCCTGTATGGTCGCTATGAACTGCTGAATGCCCTGCCCGTCTATCAAAGCGGCGGTGAAATGATAGACACAGTCAGCTTTACTGGCACCACCTTTCGCCCGGCTCCCGAAAAATTTGAGCCCGGTACGCCCAACATTGCCGGTGTGATCGGCTTTGGCGCAGCCCTGGATTACCTTGTAACGCTTGAGCATGATTCTTTGTTCCAGCACGAACAGGCACTTTATCGCGCTTTAGTTGAACAACTGAGCGACATTGACGGGATCCGGATTTGGGGCGATACCACCCACAATGTCGGCACAATCAGCTTTAGTTATAAAAATGAACATCATTATGACCTGGCAACGCTACTGAATACCTATGGTATTGCCGTCAGAAGCGGCCATCACTGCACGCAGCCACTGATGGCGCATCTGGGCATTGAGGGGACTATCCGAGTCAGCCTGGCGTTTTATAATAATCATCAGGACATCTGTCGATTTATCGCGGCACTGAAAGACACAATCAGCTTATTAGAAGAGTAA
- the kdsB gene encoding 3-deoxy-manno-octulosonate cytidylyltransferase has protein sequence MEFIVVIPARYASTRLPGKPLADICGKPMIQHVYEQAQKSGAKAVYIATDNTQVFERAQTFTENVLMTREDHQSGTERLAEVVEQLGLDDDTLVVNVQGDEPLLAPENITQVATLLHEALEAPMATLSVDVTDVQEVLNPNAVKVVQDAHHNALYFSRASIPFQRDSMMTLDESKVPLAHFQRHVGIYAYRAGFIKTYLALPVSPLEGQESLEQLRVLYHGYRIKIAKACRPVYAGVDTPEDLKRVVEYLNGTL, from the coding sequence GTGGAATTCATAGTCGTTATTCCGGCGCGTTACGCTTCAACCCGTCTGCCGGGCAAACCATTGGCTGACATTTGTGGTAAGCCCATGATCCAACATGTTTATGAGCAGGCCCAGAAGTCGGGTGCAAAAGCTGTTTATATCGCGACTGACAATACTCAGGTGTTTGAACGCGCTCAAACCTTTACTGAAAACGTATTGATGACGCGAGAAGATCATCAGTCAGGAACTGAGCGTCTTGCGGAGGTGGTTGAGCAGCTGGGATTGGATGATGACACCTTAGTGGTTAATGTTCAGGGTGATGAGCCCTTACTGGCCCCGGAAAACATCACTCAGGTGGCAACTTTACTGCATGAAGCACTGGAAGCGCCGATGGCCACACTCAGTGTGGACGTGACAGACGTACAAGAAGTGTTGAATCCGAATGCGGTCAAAGTGGTTCAGGACGCCCACCACAATGCTCTGTATTTTTCACGGGCTTCTATCCCGTTTCAGCGCGACAGCATGATGACGCTGGATGAGAGCAAAGTTCCACTGGCTCATTTTCAACGCCATGTGGGTATCTATGCCTATCGTGCCGGTTTCATTAAAACCTATCTGGCTTTACCGGTTTCTCCCCTCGAAGGTCAAGAGTCACTAGAGCAGTTACGCGTGCTGTATCACGGTTATCGTATCAAAATTGCCAAGGCTTGCCGTCCAGTTTATGCCGGGGTTGATACGCCTGAAGATTTAAAGCGTGTCGTAGAGTATCTCAATGGCACCCTTTGA
- a CDS encoding citrate synthase → MADKKATVHIDGHDPIELPIYSGTAGQDVVDVRTLGAHGFFTYDPGFMSTGSCESSITYIDGAKGVLLHRGYPIEQLAEQSNYIELCYLLLNGELPNDAQLEEFAKNITHNTMLHEKIASFFQGFRVDSHPMAMLCGVVGALSSFYHDDLDISDADQRMRCAIKLVAKLPTIAAMAYKYNTGQPFVYPRNDLSYAENFLHMMFSVPAEEYRVNPVLAKAMDRIFMLHADHEQNASTSTVRLAGSSGANPYACIAAGIASLWGPAHGGANEACLNMLEEIGTVDRIDEYVAKAKDKNDPFRLMGFGHRVYKNFDPRATVMRQTCHEVLKELNIQDPLLDVAMKLEQIALEDPYFVEKKLYPNVDFYSGIILKAIGIPTSMFTVIFAMSRTVGWISHWNEMLSQPGHKIGRPRQLYTGYTARDYKKEGDR, encoded by the coding sequence ATGGCAGATAAGAAAGCCACAGTCCATATCGATGGTCATGATCCGATCGAACTCCCGATCTACTCTGGCACTGCTGGCCAGGACGTAGTTGACGTCCGCACACTTGGCGCTCACGGCTTCTTCACATACGACCCTGGTTTTATGTCGACTGGCTCTTGCGAATCATCTATTACTTATATCGATGGTGCAAAGGGTGTACTACTACACCGTGGTTACCCAATCGAGCAATTAGCAGAGCAATCTAACTACATTGAGCTGTGCTACCTGCTTCTAAACGGTGAATTACCAAACGACGCGCAACTTGAAGAATTTGCAAAGAACATCACGCACAACACTATGTTGCATGAGAAAATTGCGTCTTTCTTCCAAGGTTTCCGTGTAGATTCTCACCCAATGGCAATGCTTTGTGGTGTGGTTGGTGCATTGTCGTCATTCTACCATGACGACCTGGACATCTCAGACGCTGACCAGCGTATGCGTTGTGCAATCAAGCTGGTTGCTAAGCTGCCAACGATTGCTGCTATGGCATACAAGTACAACACAGGTCAGCCGTTCGTTTACCCACGTAACGACCTGAGCTACGCTGAAAACTTCCTGCACATGATGTTCTCGGTACCAGCTGAAGAGTACAGAGTGAACCCTGTTCTGGCGAAAGCAATGGATCGTATTTTCATGCTTCATGCCGACCATGAACAGAACGCGTCTACTTCAACAGTGCGTCTTGCTGGTTCTTCAGGTGCTAACCCTTACGCTTGTATCGCAGCGGGTATCGCGTCACTTTGGGGCCCTGCGCACGGTGGTGCAAACGAAGCATGTCTGAACATGCTGGAAGAAATTGGCACAGTTGACCGTATCGACGAATACGTTGCAAAAGCAAAAGACAAGAACGACCCGTTCCGTCTGATGGGCTTTGGTCACCGTGTATACAAGAACTTCGACCCACGTGCGACAGTAATGCGTCAAACTTGCCACGAAGTACTTAAAGAGCTGAACATTCAGGATCCATTGCTTGACGTTGCAATGAAGCTTGAGCAGATCGCGCTTGAAGACCCGTACTTTGTTGAGAAGAAACTGTACCCGAATGTTGATTTCTACTCAGGTATTATCCTGAAAGCAATCGGTATTCCGACCAGCATGTTCACTGTGATCTTCGCTATGTCTCGTACCGTTGGCTGGATCTCACACTGGAACGAAATGCTGTCTCAGCCGGGCCACAAAATTGGTCGTCCACGTCAGCTGTACACAGGTTACACTGCACGCGACTACAAAAAAGAAGGCGACAGATAA
- the sdhD gene encoding succinate dehydrogenase, hydrophobic membrane anchor protein has product MVLNQATLKRDGVQDYVSLRTTALIILAYSVFIVGYFLLTPEISYEAWTGLFSNLAVKAATFITLVCIMVHTRIGLWQVLTDYVKCSTMRSVLGFVLNLMALAYVAVGLFVLWGV; this is encoded by the coding sequence ATGGTCTTAAATCAAGCAACTCTGAAGCGCGACGGTGTGCAAGACTATGTGTCTCTGCGCACGACAGCACTAATCATCCTGGCTTATTCGGTGTTTATCGTTGGCTACTTCCTGCTAACGCCCGAAATCAGCTATGAAGCCTGGACAGGTTTATTTTCAAACCTGGCCGTTAAAGCGGCAACTTTCATCACATTGGTATGCATCATGGTCCACACTCGCATTGGCTTGTGGCAGGTTCTGACGGACTACGTTAAGTGTTCAACGATGCGTTCTGTGCTGGGCTTTGTACTTAATCTGATGGCACTGGCTTATGTTGCTGTTGGCCTGTTTGTATTGTGGGGTGTTTAA
- the tcdA gene encoding tRNA cyclic N6-threonylcarbamoyladenosine(37) synthase TcdA: MTQDTSLRFGGIGRLYGNTELTWLGEASFCVIGIGGVGSWVAESLARTGIGKITLIDLDDICVTNVNRQLHAKTETIGQPKVEAMQARCQSINPDCRVDVIDDFITLDNIKTHIQGFDYVIDCIDAVKEKAALIAHCKRQKIPVITTGGAGGQTDPSQICYGDVAKTTHDPLLAKVRYLLRKQYNFTTNPKRKFAVDCVYSTEQLVYPTGDGSVCKAKQMADGSKNMDCATGFGSATMVTGSFGFFAAAKAIRKYLDKRAREAG, from the coding sequence ATGACGCAAGATACATCTTTAAGGTTTGGTGGCATTGGCCGCTTGTATGGTAATACAGAATTGACCTGGCTTGGCGAAGCCAGCTTCTGTGTGATAGGTATTGGCGGTGTTGGCAGTTGGGTAGCCGAATCACTGGCGCGCACCGGCATAGGTAAAATTACCCTCATTGATCTTGATGATATCTGTGTCACAAATGTCAATCGCCAGCTGCATGCAAAAACTGAGACCATAGGCCAGCCTAAAGTCGAAGCCATGCAGGCGCGTTGTCAGTCCATCAACCCGGATTGTCGGGTCGATGTGATAGATGATTTTATCACGCTGGATAACATTAAAACGCATATCCAGGGTTTTGATTATGTTATTGACTGTATTGATGCCGTCAAAGAAAAAGCCGCTCTAATCGCTCACTGTAAGCGACAAAAAATTCCAGTGATCACCACTGGCGGTGCAGGTGGTCAGACTGATCCGAGCCAGATTTGCTATGGGGATGTGGCCAAAACGACACACGACCCTTTGCTTGCAAAAGTCCGATATCTGCTGCGCAAGCAATATAATTTTACAACTAACCCGAAACGCAAGTTTGCTGTTGATTGTGTGTATTCGACAGAGCAATTGGTTTACCCAACTGGTGATGGTAGCGTCTGTAAGGCCAAACAAATGGCTGATGGCAGTAAGAATATGGATTGTGCGACCGGGTTCGGCTCTGCAACTATGGTCACGGGCAGTTTTGGCTTTTTTGCTGCGGCAAAAGCGATCCGTAAGTATCTGGACAAGCGGGCGAGGGAAGCAGGTTAA
- a CDS encoding Trm112 family protein, which yields MAFDTKLLEIIACPVCKGKLRFDKDNQELISTAAKLAYPVRNDIPVLLENEARELSLEEVEKWNS from the coding sequence ATGGCCTTTGACACTAAATTACTCGAGATTATTGCCTGTCCGGTTTGCAAAGGAAAACTGAGATTTGACAAAGACAATCAGGAGCTGATTAGCACAGCTGCTAAACTGGCTTACCCGGTAAGAAACGACATTCCAGTGTTACTGGAAAATGAAGCGCGCGAATTATCGCTCGAAGAGGTCGAAAAGTGGAATTCATAG